Within the Caldisericota bacterium genome, the region CACACTTCTGTCCCGTTCACTGTTGCTTTTGGATTGTCAATCCATAAGTTTATTACCGTTCCTTTGAGGTTTATCGTTACCTTCCTTGTAGCACCTTCCCAGCCGATCGTTCCGCCCAAAGCTTCAACAATTGCCCTAATTGGAACAACAGTTCTACTCCATGCGGAAATGATCAGAGGCTTTGTGCCTCTACCCGGATCAATTTCCTGAGTTACCCCATTTACACTCATTATTGGGTTGTCCGGTTGAAGGGTAATCACAGTAGAAGTCTGAAGTGTTACATTCTTTGCAACCGTTTTAGAAAGGTCATATTTATTCGTTGCAACAACAGTAATTATATTCAATCCGTCTTTAAGATACAAGCTCCCGGTAAAGCTGCCGTCATCTTTAACTGTAACAGCTTTGCCGTTTACAGTAACCGTTGCGCCAGGGTCAGTCTTACCAGAAAAATAGTAATAAGAGCTGTCAACTGTTTCGCCGGCAGGGATATTCACAGTAAGAGACGGTGGTACAGGATTTACAACCTCAACATTCAAATTATTTGCCTCAACAGGTATGTCCTTGCCTTTTGCATCTTTGAGCACCACTTCAGTAATTTGAATTGTTGTTTTTCCCTCGGCAGTCCCTTTAAAGTACACTTTGGCAACCTCTCCCAGGCCTGTTTTTCCGGTTACGCTACCTAAAAGCGTATATCCAATAGTAATAATACCTGGTTTTGAGTGATTTTCTATAAAGAGCACCTCATCACCAAGCAAAGTCCCTTGCACAACTTTTTCTACAGTCATAAGATTGGGGTCGTACCCCAAAACGATAGAAACACCGTAAAGATTTTCAACAGCTCCAACCATTACAGGAATTGCTGTGCTCTCCTTTATCGAAATCATTTCACCGACCATTTTCACAGACACAGGTGGTTTTTCTGGCACTGTTACAGTGACTATAAGTTTTTTCACAAGTGTCGTATCACCCTGCGAAACAGCTGTTATGGTAAAATATCCTGTATCATCCGGTTTTGCGGTAGAAGACACGGATACAGTAATCGGGATAATCAGCCTCTTCCCGGAAAGCAAACTACCACTTTCAGGGAATTCAGAGATACTCCACCCGGAAGGAAGTGAAGAATCAATGGAAAAAGCATAATCATCATCGTCAGTTCCGCGATTCTCCACGATGATATTAAATGTTTTGCTATCGTCTGCATAGATCATAGGTTTTCCCACGGAAGAAACAATTCTGTAATCATAACTCTTCGGCTCTGGCGCAGTAAAGCTTAAAACCCTTACCACATTATGAAAACAATCCGCAACATACAGTTTTCCGTCAGGCCCAAAGTTCATATTAACAGGTTCATACAGGAATCTATCCGTCCGCCAAAGGAAATTGCCGTCACTATCAAATGCCTGAATACGCCCGTTTTCAGTATCGGCTACAAGAATCTCCCCGCTTTCGCTTACAGCAGCACCGTACGGAATCCAGAGTCTTCCTTCACCTCTTCCTGCTCCACTGAACGACTTCTTAAGCGTTCCGTTGCTGTCATACTTATAAACTTTATTATCATCAGTCGTAGTAAAGTAAAAATTTCCGCTTCCGTCAATGGCAAACCCTGTTGGTGCATGCGCGGTAGTAAATTGACTGATGAATGTGCCGTTTGGTTTAAATCCGGCAATTGTCTGCGTGCCGTTGCTCGCACACCATATATTGCCTTTGCTATCAAATGCCATCTGGGCTACATCGGTTACTTTTCCTTCGCCAATCTTAGTAACAAAATTCCAGTTTTCATCAAATTTTGCTATATAGTGCTGCGTACCGACATACACAAAGCCAACTCCATCAGTAATAATGCCGCCCATTGCCCTGAAAGGTTCTGTTGCGCTTATTCCCTCTATCTTCTTAATTAATGTACCATCTTCCTTAAAGACAATGACTTCACCTGCATCTGAAAAATTGCCCCAGCTTGTCACCCAGATAT harbors:
- a CDS encoding stalk domain-containing protein; this encodes MKKIVIFAIILSFVLSTFAFTPMTAKAGVKEVYQVGVIGVMPQEYVGAMTLELANTYEDDFKSNYSYPMQGMTFTENGELVICDTSYGRVHVFDENFVNQFTFGELGKGPGMLQYPVDVAVDADGNFYVADFFNNYWAKFDKDGNWILNAGTEGSDDGEFNGPSGIAVDGSGNVYVSDQLNHRIEVFSTDGNFKKVIASGTLSNPGGMCINGNDILVVDMNKCVVHKLDGSGNDILSFGGKGGSDGEFVYPFDVAIDASGNIYVVDRGLGSPMHPVIEKFDSKGEFIMNFGSRATKYPQPNGSFFTPAGVAVNAAGSVFAYDAGYFHNPGNPFGYPSGTRLTEFAADGSYVQRMDFDIKAEGRLMNPIGAAVDSKGNIWVTSWGNFSDAGEVIVFKEDGTLIKKIEGISATEPFRAMGGIITDGVGFVYVGTQHYIAKFDENWNFVTKIGEGKVTDVAQMAFDSKGNIWCASNGTQTIAGFKPNGTFISQFTTAHAPTGFAIDGSGNFYFTTTDDNKVYKYDSNGTLKKSFSGAGRGEGRLWIPYGAAVSESGEILVADTENGRIQAFDSDGNFLWRTDRFLYEPVNMNFGPDGKLYVADCFHNVVRVLSFTAPEPKSYDYRIVSSVGKPMIYADDSKTFNIIVENRGTDDDDYAFSIDSSLPSGWSISEFPESGSLLSGKRLIIPITVSVSSTAKPDDTGYFTITAVSQGDTTLVKKLIVTVTVPEKPPVSVKMVGEMISIKESTAIPVMVGAVENLYGVSIVLGYDPNLMTVEKVVQGTLLGDEVLFIENHSKPGIITIGYTLLGSVTGKTGLGEVAKVYFKGTAEGKTTIQITEVVLKDAKGKDIPVEANNLNVEVVNPVPPSLTVNIPAGETVDSSYYYFSGKTDPGATVTVNGKAVTVKDDGSFTGSLYLKDGLNIITVVATNKYDLSKTVAKNVTLQTSTVITLQPDNPIMSVNGVTQEIDPGRGTKPLIISAWSRTVVPIRAIVEALGGTIGWEGATRKVTINLKGTVINLWIDNPKATVNGTEVWIDEGNHNVKPIIVNSRTMLPLRFVAEALGAKVDWEGTTKTITITYPKP